The genomic stretch CGTGGTGACGGCGGCCCTCTCCATGGCGGTGCTGGGCGCGCTGGAGGTGCTGGTCGCAGGCAGCGCGCTGCGCGAGGCTTCGGGGAGGCGCGCCAATCCGGGCCAGGATCTGGCGGCGAGCGGCTTCGGCATGCTGGCAGGTGGGGCCAGCGGCGGTGCGCCTGCCGCGGCATTGGGCAGCATCAGCCTCGCCTGCTGGCGCTGGGGCGGGCGCGGCCGCGCCGCCATGCTGGCCCGCGCGGGGGTGACGCTGCTTGCGCTGCTGCTGGCGGGCCAGGCCATCGCGCTGCTGCCCTATGCGGCGCTGTCCGGTGCGCTGGTGGGTGCTGTGCTGCGGCTGTTCCAGGCCCGGCCGCTCTGGCCCTTCGCCGGCGTGGGATGGGCCAGGCGCGCCGCGGATGCGGGCGTGATCCTGGTGGTGATGGGCACGGCCCTGGTCTTCGGGCTGGTGGCGGCGGTGGGGGCGGGTGTCCTGCTCTCGGTGCTGCTCTTCACCGTCTCGATGTCGCGTTCGGCCATTCGCCGCTGCACGCGCAACCCGGTCGGCCGCTCGCGCGTGCGGCGCGCGCCGGAGGTCCAGCGGCGCCTGCGGGAGCTGGGCGCCAGCGTCGCGTTGGTCGAGCTGGAGGGCGCGATCTTCTTCGGCAGTGCGGAGAACATCATCGCCACGACCGAGGCGCTGCGCCGCGATGGCGCCGCGATCCTGGTGCTGGACCTCTCGCGGGTGACGCGAATGGATTTCTCGGGCGGGCGGCGCCTTCTGGAGGCGTGCCGCGCGGCACCCGGCCAGACGCTGCTAGCACCGCTCCATGCGGGGGGCCGCGCGCGGGAGGAACTGGCGGCACTCGGCCTGCTGGAGGCGTTGCCGCCGGCCAGCATCTTCCCCGACCTCGCCTCGGCCATGGAAGCGGCGGAGGAGATGCTGCTGGCCGCGCAGCGCGAAGCGGCACCGCCCGCGCCGCAGGGCGCGTTGGAGGCCCTGGCGGCGCTCGGCCTGCCAGGCCCGGTCCCGGCGCTGCTCCTGCCGCGCATGGAGGAGTGCCATTTCCCCGCTGGCGCACCGATCCTGCGCCAGGGCGAGCCCGCCGATGCCGCCTTCCTGCTGCGTGAGGGCGAGGTGATCATCAGCCTGCCCGGCACCGAGGGCCGGCCGGCGACGCGCCTGGCCGTGCTCTCGGCCGGCGTGATCTTCGGCGAGTCGGCGCTGCTCGGGGCGCGGCTGCGCAGCGCCGATGTGATGGCGCGCACCGAAGTGCGCTGCCTGCGGCTTGGTGTCGCGCAAGCCGAGGCGCTGCGGATCGCGGCACCCGAGGCGGCCTGGGCCTTGATGGCGGCCGTCGCGCGGCAGCTTTCGGCCCATGTCGCCGCCGCCAAC from Sediminicoccus sp. KRV36 encodes the following:
- a CDS encoding SulP family inorganic anion transporter yields the protein MSADGGSLGRDLRAGGNAGILAAAQTLTHGMIAFAPLGPQGVAFGMAAALAASAAAGLAVALLGSSRPLVGTTTAATALVTAGCLTAIGSVPLGQGIMLAMLLALLAGGLMLALGLSGFAGLAALTPSPVTLGIGNAIVLLILLGQAPLLLGMAPGQGLALEGAAPAALLVAGVAVLLMLKPLPLLPPPLVALAVAGLLHHALAAAALPVGPLVGVAPSMPELADGLRQAWREGLPAAPWMLVVTAALSMAVLGALEVLVAGSALREASGRRANPGQDLAASGFGMLAGGASGGAPAAALGSISLACWRWGGRGRAAMLARAGVTLLALLLAGQAIALLPYAALSGALVGAVLRLFQARPLWPFAGVGWARRAADAGVILVVMGTALVFGLVAAVGAGVLLSVLLFTVSMSRSAIRRCTRNPVGRSRVRRAPEVQRRLRELGASVALVELEGAIFFGSAENIIATTEALRRDGAAILVLDLSRVTRMDFSGGRRLLEACRAAPGQTLLAPLHAGGRAREELAALGLLEALPPASIFPDLASAMEAAEEMLLAAQREAAPPAPQGALEALAALGLPGPVPALLLPRMEECHFPAGAPILRQGEPADAAFLLREGEVIISLPGTEGRPATRLAVLSAGVIFGESALLGARLRSADVMARTEVRCLRLGVAQAEALRIAAPEAAWALMAAVARQLSAHVAAANGIIDQLES